The DNA window CTggtttataaagcattttttttttaacctaagccATTCTTGAGCTAGAGGTTCTGATATTTGTAACCAACAGCTTTTTACTAAGACCAACCCATGAAACACTATCTCCAAAAAAACACCAAGGACATGAAAGTTTTTGTTCAAACCAAAGGTAGGAAACTGAAGAATCAAAAATGTTCTGAAGACCACTACGACTTATGGAACCCCTACTGGGGTCAGATGCCATTCACAATCTTTCTCAGGGATTAACCCGGAATCCCCTTAGTAATTCTAGAAGGCAGGGAACTATGTATCCCCACTGTACTGATGAGGAAACCTGGACACAGAGGGAATCTGCCCAAGGTCCCAGAGCAAGAAAGTGTCAGAGCCAAGAGTTGAACACAGGCCGACTGGCACTGGAGCTGACTTCAGTTATGGGGCCACGACCCTTGGccaccccagcccagggctctacacccaacattcTATCCCCCAGCACGCACCTGCTAAGTAGACAGAGACCCCACAGCAGAAAAGGCCAAGGGCCACGTGTCTGAGGAGGCGGCAGTCATAGAGAAACCAGTCAGACCTGAGGGGGCAGCAGGAAGAGAATAGGCTCAGGTGGAGCTGGTGGGGGAAGGCCAGGGAGGCCCGAGATCTATGTAAGGAcacatccatccacccatccatccatccatccatccacccacccatccatccatccatccatctctctatctatctacccattcatccatccatccaggtACCACTACCATCTACACATCCCCATCGATTATTCAACCGTAcagccatccatccattcaaTCAGGCTCTATTAATCCATCCAACCACTTACTGAAACAGCcaccatctgtccatccatccatttgccATTCACCACCCAACTACCCATCCGTCCTTCCAACCACCCTTTCATCcttcacccacccatccatccaccatccatctccTCCTCACTATCCATTGACCCAACCAactatccatctgtccattcatccattcctCATTCACCGCTCATCCATCCACCATCCTCTCCCCCTCTTCTATGGCCCATCCGTATACATCAGTCCATTCAAACATGCAACACTCACGAGGCAGCTGTTATGCACAGACACTAGCTGTGCACCTGACTTCCATTATTCTACAGACCATAAGCTCGTTTGGGAAGTAAAGAAACCAGGGCTAATTTGTTATCAGACATAGTAGAAACAGAGATTCCCAAGAGCTGAGACTGATGGAGGTCTTCGTTTTGAGCCTGGCACCATGCTAAGTGCTTCTGTTGTGtgcactctccctccctccctcctggaggCTTAAGAAACAGAGGCTCTGAGAGCTTCCATTATCGTTCATCTCCCAGTGGTACAGCAGAAGTGGCCTCCTCCCCAGTCTCTCCACCACCTGACCTCATGCCCCCTTTTCCCACAGTGGCCGGAGGGGTTATTCCAAACTGAAGTCAGATATGCCCCTCCtttctcccccaaccctctcAGGCAGAGTAACCCTCAAAGTGTTCATCACAGCACAAGAAGAGCTACATGGTCCAGTTCCTGATTTCTCTGCCCTTATCTCCCTTATGTCTCCCCACGGCCACATCAATCACCTTGATCTCCCTCTAACACCCCAAGCACATTCCTGCCCCAGGTCCTTTGCACATGGTGTTCCTCCTGCCTGGATCACAGTCCTCCAGatcttctgcctccttcccttcttcaagTCTCTGCTCAAGCCTCTGCTGATGGTCCCATTTCAACCCCCCATTCTGCCCTCTTTCTTGGCATCACcccattttcctcctttcccagcaTTCATCGTTACTTAATGTTATTTGTCTTGCCTCTATTTTCTACCCCATGAAGACAGGTCTGGGTCCACCTGGTTCCTGCTGTGTCCTCTACTCCTGGTGCTGGGCTCAGCCCCCTGAAGACACCCATGATTGGGTGTTTGTTGACTGACACATGAGTGTAGTTCAGCCCCCCTTGAGCTATGGAATGAATAGCGCACACTTTAGGTGAGATCTACCCCAGTGGTGAAAGTTCCCATCCATTCAAATCCATGGAATAGGGGACCCTGAttctggctcccctcccccagcatcctGGAGGGGAACACTGGGAAGGTTCTTCGCTACACTCCCTGTCCCCTGACACCTGCCTCCACCAGTGCCCATGTTCCTGAGCTCAGCTGCCTGAGGAAGGATACCCACCCAGGACCAGAGCACAGGTTCTGGCTCTACCAGAAATAAGTTCAAATCTCCTCCACCCTCTTCCAAACCGGGCAGCCTAAAGAGATCAGCTTCCCCTGTGTAAGAGAGGCAGGAACACCAGCCTCGCAGGGGTCACTTGGCTAGTCCACAGAATGCGAAAAGCACATAGAGCTTAGGGTTCCCTCAATGATAAGCGCTGTCAACACTGGGGCCACCCGGCCCTGGGTCCCCAATAACCGCAGTTTCCACCTCTGTAAAATGGTGGGGGGAGTGCAGCAGTCGATGCACGCCCGAtggagggagggacggagggaggaagagatgagagagggggtgggggatggagagaggggaggaagagaggacgGGATGGAAGCaagtagaggggagaggggacgCTCTCCCCCAACCTGAGGTCCCGACAGGGGCAGCGGCTCGCCTGGGCTTGCCCAGCCCCCAGCCGGGCCTCGGGGCGGAGGGGCCTGTCCTACCTGCCGGGGCCGGGCCCCCGCGCCAGCTCGGCGCCCAGGTGGCCGCAGAGCGCCGCTAGCAGAAGGCAGGTCAGGCCCAACACCAGGGCGAGCGCGGCGAGCGCGGCGGCCAGCGGCAGCAGCGCCCCGGCCGCGTCCTCGGGCAGCCCGGGGCCGGCGCCCAGCTCCGGGCCGAGCCCGTCGACGCGCAGTCCCCGAAGCTCGGCGCGGCCCGCCTGCAGCTGGAACAGCAGCTGCGCTCCCAGTGCCGCCAGCACGGCCGCCGGGATGCCCAGCAAGGTCATCGCGGCCAGCACCCGGCCGCCGTACGACCGGGCCATGACTGGGGGTCTGtgagccggggtgggggtggggggcggtcgaggaaaaaaagagattttagcGGGGCAGGGGAGTTGGGCTGGCGTCCAAAGGTCCCCAGGAGTTCCGAAGGGGGCGGGACCGCAAGGGGTATCTGAAAATTGAGGGGCCGAAGAGGGATTGGTGTGCAGATCGCCGTGGGGATGAGGAAGCTCTGCGAAAACTTGGGTCAAagtctttcccctccctccagggACCCTGCGGGCGCCCCCTCCCGGTCTCCAGGTCCTggccgggcggggccggggcggggcggggctaaGAAGGGACAGAGGCGGCCCCAAGACAGGAATGGGCTCAGTGGCTGGATCCCCGGAGCCCTACAAGCCCCTAAACTCATTAAAGGGACCGCTACACCGCCCACTGCCCGAAGCACCTGTTtcgttgctttaaaaaaaaaaagaaaagaaaagaaaagaaaaaagaaacttgaacgaatttttaaataattcactcTGATACTCGGTCTCTTTACCTGCGGCGCTTGCAGTTGGCTGCGATTTCCCCTCCGTTCGACCTTCTTTTAAGGCTTTGCCGAAATGTCGCCTCCTGGGCGAGGCCCTTTGGCGGCCGCGGCTTGAGCAGGCACCCCTGTCTTTTGCTGTTCGACTTTGTTCCTCCCAAGGCCCGTAGTTTTggttattatctatttatttttaattttaaacattgaGGTGAGATTTACATGACATAAAAGAAACCATTCCGAAGTGAACAGTCCAGTGGTATTTAGTACATACAGTGTTGTGAAAACAGCATCTTCGTCTGgttctggaacattttcatcatccccaaaggagaccccatccccttcccctaaGCCCTGGCAACcgctgatctgctttctgtctctggatttgcctgttctggacattttatacAAATGGAGCCAGAGCCTATATGACTTCCGGTGTCCCGTTTCTTTCACTAACGTTCATCTACATTGTACCGTGTATTAGTTCTCCGTTCCTTTTAGGGGCTGAAGAGTATCTCACTGATGGATGGACCACATGGTGTTTATGCATTTGTCTGTTGAGGGgcatttggtttttttccccaccttttttttttttttaagattttattcattttatttgacagagatcacaagtagacagagaggaaggcagagagagaggaggaagcaggctccccgctgagcagagagctcgatgcgggactcgatcccaagaccctgagatcatgacctgagccgaacccactgagccacccaggcgcccctttttccCACCTTTTAGCTGTTGTGAATAGTGTTGCTGTGAACACGCACAcggttatttatttgagtctctatttcttttgggtttatacctggagtggaattgctggtaaTTACGGTCCTTCTGTATTTATCTTATGGAGGAACCTCAGACTGCTTTCCACAGCAACCTGCACCCttttaccttcccaccagcaatgccCGAGGGCTCCACTCTCTTCATTTCCCTGCTAACATTCATTACGCCCTGGGTTTTCATTATAGCCATCCACTGGGCGTGAAGTGGGATCTCACcgtgcctttttttccccccctaagattttatttatttatttgacagacagagatcacaagtaagcagagaggcaggcggtgggtgttggggggggggggagcaggctccctgctgagcagagccccatgggggaccgtgggatcatgccctgagtcgaagtcagaggcttaatccactgtgccacccaggagcccctcaccgtgcttttgatttgcatttccctaagggCTAAGGaggctgagcatcttttcgtggGTTTGGTCTTTTGtgcatcttctttggagaaatgcctctTCAGGTCCTTTGCTTAGTTTTGAATGGGTTTCTTGTCTTCTtgccacgccccccccccccccccgcctcccaccCTGCGGCACTTTACGTCTCTCGAAGCTCTGCTGGTGAGTCCGAGGGCCCCCTGCTGGGGGGGTGGCGCTGCTCCCGGACGCCACGACGTCTGCCTCGAGTGTCCCCTTCTGTGACCCCTTAGAGTCTGGGGCGGTAACTCCTCTGGAGGTCGCAGCCCCGAATCCCCACTCGCGAGCTCCCCGCGGGGGTCAGAAGAgctcccccgccccgccgccctccGCCCGGCTCTTCTGCTCCGGCGGGCTCCCGCTCCCGGGGCCGCGCTTGCCCCGGGCGGTCTGGTCCACGCGGTACTTGCAGCGGCGCAGCGGCTCGGTGAGGCTCCGCGGCGCGGGGTCGTCCAGGTCTTCGGGCTGCAGGAAGCTGCGGTCCAGCAGCTCCGCCGCCTCCTGCCAGTTGGCGAAGCAGGCGGGGCCCAGGCGCCGGATCTCGTCGGTGGCATCGTGGGTGAGGACGTCCCCGCTGGGCTTGAGCACCACGACAGCCGGCAGGCGCTCCACGGAGAAGCGGCGCCCGAGGTCCCTGTGGGGCGGGCGCGTCAGTCGGGTCGGAAGCCGGTCCCGATCCCGAGCTGGGGagccacccccatccccaggacTCACGGAGCGCCTTCCGTGTGCACGGTGTGTGCTGGGGGCGCCCGGGGACCTGGCCAGGCCTCAGTGGCCTCTGCACTGTGTCTCCAATACCTCAGACAAGCTACCACCTCATATATttcatgtcatgtcatgtcatgtcatgtcataTATTATAATTGTATATGTTATAACACATCACAACATGCACTATGCGGGACATACGCTAAAAAACGTATACTGGGGCGCgtgggttgttcagttggttaagcgtttgctttgtgctcaggtcatgatcccatggtcctgggatccagcccagcgcccagcgttgggctccctgctcagtgacgcctgcttcgccctctcccactcctcctgcttgtgttccctctctctgtcaaataaataaataaaatctttaaaaaagataaaaagtaaaaaatacactaaaaaatgaCTCATTGTTGATGcgaaatttgtttttgtattttatctgggaactctgtgtgtgtgtgttcctgtgtgTATAGGGTGGCGAGAAGGGGGTAGGGAATGGCTCACTCTCTGTCCAGACACCTAAGCCACCCAGAGTAGGCTTTGTCCAGAGGACCCTGTGTCACACGAGGTCAGCAGGTCCGAGTTTGGCTCTGACCTCACAGCTGACATTTCTGCCATGGGAAGGAAAATGTTGCCACTTTGCAGGAAGGATTCCCCTCAGCAgcagagagggcagaaggaggaagCAAATGTCCTAACTCTGATAATGGTGGGTGGAGAATGACGGTCTCTAGAAACTTCCAACTTGGGGAGCAAAATTAATGAAGTCAGTCAAGTGTCAGAAGCCTGTGATTCGCTTTCAGATGGTTCCTTGCAAACTTCCCGTGTGTGTAGATAAAGCAGACATGGCCAGGTGCCAACGAGTGCTGTGGATTTCACTGCATGCTTCTTCCAACTTGAGAGATCTTGGAAATTTTTCATCATGAAAAGTTgaagtttaaaaagaaggaaagccagggcgcctggctggctcagttggaggagagtgtgactcttgatttcaggattgtgagttcgagccccatgctgggtgtagagattacttaaaaataaaatgttaaaaagaaatttttaaactaaaaaaaaaaaaaaaaaggaacgccTTCCTGCAGAAAAGGGGAGGGTCCTAAGACAGCCATGAGCTGTAGCATGGTTCATTGGGCAACTGGGTACACCACCTCTCTCTCAGCTCCGATGCCCTCCTGCCTGGCTCCCAGCTACTCTGAGGATCATATCCACTCCCGTTAAGATGGAGACCATGGTGCTGCTCTGCATGGTGCTTGCAGACCTCTCCTAtcgcttactttttttttttttaagattttatttatttatttgtcagagagagagagagagagagcataagcagggagagcgagaagcagactcctggctgagcacagagcccaacgtgggacttgatcctaggacccacatcgtgaccccagccaaaggcagacatttaacctgctgagccacgcaggcatccctccCATCTGTGATTGCTTACCGTTCCCTGAACTGCTGCTCTTTCTCTGATGGCCTCTTCATCtgtgctgtcccctctgcctgggaacccttccctctcctcactcTTTCCTATCCTCCCTGGCCTTGggggtctctttttaaaaacacttcttcAAGGAACCATTCCCTGACCCCAAACCTCAGCAAGATCTCCCCATTATATTTCCACATGGCATCCTCCCTTTGTCCTCTGGACCATTACTGCAGTTtcttattatatatgtgtttgaGTCTTTGTGTCACATCTGTCTCCCATCTAGGTTGTAAGCTCCTTGGGAGCTAAGTAGAAACGGGCATACATAGCCCCTTAGgtggtcccctccccaccccatctggGGATAGACTGGCACACAGGACACGCTCATTAATTCCAGCTGGAACAGAGGgaacaataaataaaaacgtCACTTTCAGCAGAAAtatctcctcctccaggaagccctccctgacctctTCTCCCACCTCACCTCCTCAGGTCATCCTCGAAGGGCAGGAAGAGCCACTTCTTTGGCATGTCCCTGAGGAACAGATCCTGCTGCTCCTCTGTGGGATCCTGGGACACGTACACCAGAGCCAGCTGGGCTGCCCGCAGCACGTAGAACTCATCTGTGAGCTTTACGAAGAAGTCCCTGAGGATAGGTGCGAAGGCTTGACACTGTGGGCAGGACCCAGAGCCGAAGAAGAGAAGCACCAGCCGGTTCTCCAGCCTGCGACTGAGCTCAGCCTCCGTGTCCAGCTCATCCTGGTCACTGTTATTGCGAATCAGGACACGGCCGGAGAACAGGGAGGCCATGGCAGCCTTGGCTGGGAGCTGGAGACACGGCGGAGGGACTTTGTGTGGCCCTGGGTCTGCTGGCTGGCGGCTGGCCCAGGATTAGGTATCTTTAGGAGGCCAGTTTAGGACCTCACTAATCTGCTTAAACTGCGACCTGATTCTGTGCTGCCTTTGAGGGTAGGGGCAGGCTGCCCAGGGGCTCCTTCCCGGAAGAAATCCATTAAGAAAAAGTACAGGATTGCAAAGGAAAACAGTAATCCTGACATATGGGTGTGAAAATATCTTATTAAGTTGTGATGTAAAATATACGAGATTCTTCATGAATTCAATGTGTTAATTGTGGTTCACCTGGGCTCTACAAATGATTGTGATTTCTACTGTGATAAATGGTATTTTGAAGTGTCTGCCTGCAATGGCCAGGATGTGATGTGAAATTATCTTTGATTTCCACGGCAGTCAAAGTCACAGGGCTGGCTGATACCTGCTTTGACAGGACATGAAAAACATCCCACCTTCCAGTTAAGTGTAAAATTTAATGGGAAACTTGTTAAAATGGACGCGGGAGGCCAGGAGGGGGCGCTCTCACCATACCAGCGGTCAGTTACCGGAAGACGGGTCAGTTTCAGAACTTTGGTAGAAGAATCCAGAGGAAAGAATGATCAATTGTAGCTCCCAACAGGAAAAGAGGGACATTGCAGCCACCCCTGCAACTCAGCCAATTAGCCATCATCACCCTGAACTGCTTTTCTCCATTGGACTTTCCTTCAAAACAACCCCTCCCAAgttcctcccttcttctccataaaataacCTTCATCTTCTTTATTGAAAGAGGCTTCGGTTTTTGCTGTAGTTTGCTTTTCCCGAATCATCCCAAATTCTGtactattcccaaataaacctaTTTTTGCTagctgactttatttttaaggtcaacagaagttaatgaaaataaatgtgggGTTTTTCCCCTACACCCTCCTGAATTCAGTGGGGACAGCCCACCTTAAGATCCCTTGGTGTGTAAGGTTGAAAATCATGGCCACAAGCATTTGCAGTCCCCTCTCATCAAGAATTGGAAACTAGTTCCCCTTTCCTTGAATCTGGGTCAGCTTcatgacttgctttgaccaagaGAATGTGGTGCGAGGTCTGAGTTTGGAGGATGAGTCTTATCCTCGCttgtcattttcattctcttagaaGGCTGCCTTCAAAACCCCTGTGTGAGGAAGCTGACCTTGCCCAGAGGTTGACAAAGCTTTTCTATAAAGGATCAGATAGTAAATACTTTTGGATTTGTGGGCCATagggtctctctttttttttttttttaagattttacttatttatttgacagacagagatcacaagcaggcagagaggcaggcagagagagagagaaggaagcaggctccccgttgagcagagagcctgatgcggggctcgatcccaggaccctgggatcatgacctgagccgaaggcagaggctttaacccactgagccacccaggtgagcTGGGCCATAGGGTCTCTTGCAATTTCGAATTCTGCCACTGTCTTGCAAAAGTAGCTCTGGACGATATGTATATGAATTTATGTGTCTGGGTTCCAATAAGACTCTATTTATAGACACTGAAgtttgaatttcataaaatttttgcATGTCATGAAATATTACTGTTGATTTCCTTCAACCATTcctaaatgtaaaaactattctCAGCTTCTGGCAAGCCAGATCTGGCCAGTGAGTTGTATTTGCAGACCTCTGTTCTAGCCTATTGGATAAGAGGCCACACGGAGGTGTTGACCTTAAAATTAGAAGAGTCAATTATTTTACCAACAAAaatgggggcggggcagggggaagTCACCCAAtgagtgatgtgtgtgtgtgtgtgtgtgtgttcaggaatagcagagaattgcaattCACGGGAAGCAAACTACGGTAAAAACCACAGGCTTgtccaacaaacaaaagagaggattttatggagaaagaggaagttgGGAAGGGTTGTTTTGAAGGGAAGTCCGCTGCGGGGAACCAGGAGTTTGGGCTGATGatggtttctcattggctgatGCTTGGATAGTCAACTGGATAGTCCTTATAGGACGTGCAATGTCCACCTTTTCCTGTTGGGTGCATTAAATGATAATTCCTTCCTGTTGATATTTCTGTTTAGGGTCTGTAATTGACATTTCTTCCTGTAATTGAAATGCGGTGGTACCTGCAGGAGACCTCCCCCTTCTGGCCTTCAACTGCATTTCAGGAaggtttccctttattaattttcaccaAGGCGAGCTAGATGCTCACAGGAGAGCCAGCTCCAATTGCTACACACCTGATCTTCCAGTCCAGCCACTGGCAGATTGTAGCAGATTGCCTGAGCCAGCCAAGTCCAGCAGAGGGACTGCCCAGGCAACCTATGGGGTCCCCAAAACAGTTGATCCCTGTTGTATACCCACTCCAGTTTG is part of the Mustela nigripes isolate SB6536 chromosome 2, MUSNIG.SB6536, whole genome shotgun sequence genome and encodes:
- the TMEM221 gene encoding transmembrane protein 221 isoform X2: MARSYGGRVLAAMTLLGIPAAVLAALGAQLLFQLQAGRAELRGLRVDGLGPELGAGPGLPEDAAGALLPLAAALAALALVLGLTCLLLAALCGHLGAELARGPGPGRSDWFLYDCRLLRHVALGLFCCGVSVYLAALSIYALLLFEIETGAAAASILGVGALVLVAALTHTLLRAARATRRGLHELSPPHFEDDPVRPAEVSKASPRAQPHQDEETEVQRRAVTHQESHGQY
- the NXNL1 gene encoding nucleoredoxin-like protein 1, coding for MASLFSGRVLIRNNSDQDELDTEAELSRRLENRLVLLFFGSGSCPQCQAFAPILRDFFVKLTDEFYVLRAAQLALVYVSQDPTEEQQDLFLRDMPKKWLFLPFEDDLRRDLGRRFSVERLPAVVVLKPSGDVLTHDATDEIRRLGPACFANWQEAAELLDRSFLQPEDLDDPAPRSLTEPLRRCKYRVDQTARGKRGPGSGSPPEQKSRAEGGGAGELF